One part of the Brachyspira sp. SAP_772 genome encodes these proteins:
- a CDS encoding phage tail protein: MFLNENNLQAPFQYKISENSFKLEKINNSLQLSEDNEQIKVFKGEKLFCVDIGYGINGALEEMEFILDGVRVYPLLLDDINCIRELEEVEENKIYLIKNDVNFKSIIFLSVTHLNKQFEYSITAYNTTLSSWMFDYIAKKINTLDTDYPIKNYYGKTDYKINDIIKHNGYLYRVNKDFLSDDSDYYLVSNCSIITPFKSLETGSSYNAGEILEYENNFFVVSENFIYSEENDIYNFIKPLIEIINWFDGIKKLYKNQIIVNNGLFYLVLDYVEKPIWNNLIRDNKIEILSKASNIFYDDSNTSFGNNTNNIQLAIEKLKIDVENKIPTGGSNLANNILYDNSKTNLGCKTGEYDFPKFKNTIPETINLLLTDGTNDYPASIIKQEDGSYSFNASLNNIESFYGTKAISLVIKSIETCIESIEILNIINIFWKVLSGDEWTVNDGDIFIEGISDDLQFEFIQKSLIISKADLSDFERKPYNITLNIKNRQLKNIDTYFLGIGNYSSTNFLSYLNLQNNNGAVKLVGAIKGSGDAIGAFTASYSFLSTLANYFNLSSSYINTSEITSNTGKAVKYYFTQNALNINAVDLIIAYQDGSQINYEDVFTLNLTPNKNYSVNPIYKNVTNIQELGESLALRYMIPPYYVQYPDVEGNFNPNEEPSVWFKKMYNITTTWQIMFNTESVYFRTEGDLANVGRVNGIQGDAGRNATGSFFIRGLIAVSDGYGVLYGIDNTNNWSSAVTSTTTAKGGIAIDLSRAYTTANEFRVKNRLIIIYKLLTIDGKTVGDIIGA, translated from the coding sequence ATGTTTCTTAATGAAAATAATTTACAAGCTCCTTTTCAATATAAGATAAGCGAGAATAGTTTTAAATTAGAAAAAATAAATAATTCATTGCAACTAAGTGAGGATAATGAGCAGATAAAAGTTTTTAAAGGTGAGAAATTATTTTGTGTTGATATAGGATACGGCATAAACGGTGCTTTAGAGGAAATGGAGTTTATTTTAGATGGTGTTAGGGTGTATCCTCTCTTATTAGATGATATTAATTGCATTAGAGAATTGGAAGAGGTAGAAGAAAATAAAATATACCTAATAAAAAATGATGTTAATTTTAAGAGTATAATTTTTTTGTCAGTAACTCATTTAAATAAACAATTTGAATATTCTATTACAGCTTATAATACAACATTAAGCTCTTGGATGTTTGATTATATAGCAAAAAAGATTAATACCCTTGATACAGATTACCCTATAAAAAACTATTATGGTAAAACTGATTATAAAATAAATGATATTATAAAACACAATGGTTATTTGTATAGAGTAAATAAGGATTTTTTAAGCGATGATTCTGATTATTATTTAGTGTCTAATTGTTCTATTATTACACCTTTTAAGAGTTTAGAAACTGGTAGCAGTTATAATGCAGGTGAGATTTTAGAGTATGAAAATAATTTTTTTGTAGTAAGCGAAAATTTTATTTATAGCGAAGAAAATGATATTTATAATTTTATTAAACCTCTGATTGAAATAATAAATTGGTTTGACGGCATTAAAAAACTTTATAAAAATCAAATAATAGTAAATAATGGATTATTTTATTTGGTTTTAGACTATGTAGAAAAACCTATATGGAATAATCTAATAAGAGATAATAAAATAGAAATATTGTCAAAAGCATCTAATATATTTTATGATGACAGTAACACTTCTTTTGGAAATAATACAAATAATATTCAGCTTGCCATAGAAAAACTAAAAATAGATGTAGAAAATAAAATTCCAACAGGAGGGTCAAATCTAGCAAACAATATTTTGTATGATAATTCTAAAACTAATTTAGGTTGTAAAACAGGAGAGTATGATTTTCCTAAATTTAAAAATACTATACCAGAAACTATTAATTTATTACTTACCGATGGTACAAATGATTATCCTGCATCCATTATAAAACAAGAAGACGGAAGTTATTCATTTAATGCTAGTTTAAATAATATTGAATCCTTTTACGGAACAAAAGCAATATCATTAGTAATAAAGAGTATAGAAACTTGTATAGAAAGTATTGAAATATTAAATATAATAAATATATTTTGGAAAGTTTTATCTGGTGATGAATGGACTGTTAATGATGGAGATATATTCATAGAAGGTATAAGTGATGATCTTCAATTTGAGTTTATACAAAAGAGTTTAATTATATCAAAAGCAGATTTAAGTGATTTTGAGCGTAAACCATATAACATTACATTAAATATAAAAAATAGACAATTAAAAAATATAGATACTTATTTTTTAGGAATAGGAAATTACAGCAGCACAAATTTTTTATCTTATTTAAATCTTCAAAATAATAATGGAGCTGTAAAGTTAGTTGGTGCTATAAAAGGTTCTGGTGATGCTATAGGGGCTTTTACTGCATCATATAGTTTTTTAAGTACATTAGCAAATTATTTTAATTTATCATCATCTTATATAAATACAAGTGAGATTACATCAAATACCGGAAAAGCAGTAAAATATTATTTTACTCAAAATGCTTTAAATATAAATGCTGTAGATTTAATTATAGCATATCAAGACGGAAGTCAAATAAATTATGAGGATGTATTTACTTTAAATCTCACACCTAATAAAAACTACTCAGTTAATCCTATTTATAAAAATGTTACTAATATCCAAGAGCTTGGAGAGAGTTTAGCTTTAAGATATATGATACCTCCATATTATGTACAATATCCAGATGTTGAAGGTAATTTTAATCCTAATGAGGAGCCTTCTGTATGGTTCAAAAAAATGTATAATATTACTACTACTTGGCAAATAATGTTCAATACTGAAAGTGTGTATTTTAGGACGGAAGGTGATTTGGCTAATGTAGGCAGGGTTAATGGTATACAAGGTGATGCTGGTAGGAATGCTACAGGAAGTTTTTTTATTAGGGGGTTAATAGCTGTTAGTGATGGGTATGGGGTTTTATATGGAATTGATAATACAAATAACTGGAGTTCTGCGGTTACTAGCACTACTACGGCAAAAGGGGGTATAGCCATAGATTTATCACGTGCTTATACTACTGCTAATGAGTTTAGAGTGAAAAATAGATTAATAATAATATATAAACTGCTTACAATAGATGGAAAAACAGTAGGCGATATTATAGGAGCGTAA
- a CDS encoding phage tail protein, whose amino-acid sequence MSSGTILNYFGLANTYNPFTDENALQEVHDLDFDIPLLSPFKNADYVAVSTGLLTTSLSFLNDSILQVIDPNTNKKIADLNPVIGDIGNDKYMPKENEVFWFNKEGLRGTYFLSSIYAGKKFRIVSGRYVTTSITSSVLNDIFERTIGVPSYIENINNKIESIQNNSTFVLKEVITKTGEGNQNWALNLREDLEYLQVCGIVEGDTNALISLSSFGLFSDISDNVPLIGYFGSYASYKYFGGEFQKNIIGNFSGLPNLMSFPILEDKKPVLALKNNGSNSIKATLYFLVRSK is encoded by the coding sequence ATGTCATCAGGAACTATATTAAATTATTTCGGGCTTGCAAACACCTATAATCCATTTACAGATGAGAATGCATTACAAGAGGTTCATGATTTAGATTTTGATATACCTCTTTTAAGCCCATTCAAAAATGCTGATTATGTTGCAGTAAGCACAGGTCTTTTAACCACTTCACTTTCTTTTTTGAATGATTCCATACTTCAAGTAATAGACCCAAACACAAACAAAAAAATAGCAGATTTAAATCCTGTAATAGGAGATATTGGAAATGATAAATATATGCCTAAAGAAAATGAAGTTTTTTGGTTTAACAAAGAAGGCTTAAGGGGTACTTATTTTTTAAGCTCAATCTATGCAGGTAAAAAATTTAGAATAGTAAGCGGAAGATATGTAACAACATCAATAACAAGTTCCGTTCTTAATGATATATTTGAAAGAACTATTGGAGTGCCTTCATATATTGAGAATATAAACAACAAAATAGAAAGTATTCAGAATAATTCTACTTTTGTATTAAAAGAAGTTATAACAAAAACAGGAGAAGGCAATCAAAATTGGGCATTAAATTTGAGGGAAGATTTAGAGTATTTACAAGTATGCGGAATAGTTGAAGGAGATACCAATGCCCTTATAAGCTTATCTTCATTTGGACTTTTTAGTGATATTTCTGACAATGTTCCTTTGATAGGCTATTTTGGAAGTTATGCGAGCTATAAATATTTTGGAGGCGAGTTTCAAAAGAACATAATAGGCAATTTTAGTGGGCTTCCAAATTTAATGAGCTTTCCTATTTTGGAAGATAAAAAACCAGTGTTGGCTTTAAAAAACAATGGCAGTAATAGTATAAAAGCCACATTATATTTTTTGGTACGCAGCAAATAA
- a CDS encoding histidine kinase, with translation MRKTLYTNKKIKLLISNIIYDIQNYNFTISKYAENIDKTEEIKEDKDSIIRQSFLINTTMKAFNDFNDITLGNLSLNKNIENINILMSNVIDNCYSLFISKRVKIKLGEEISNNFNILIDKNKISNSISYVFMFIYNLIKSNSFIDVAYSFVNYEDERFLFFSGNSSLLNFSKDNVLISISFDSNNIPEDIKRKLFKTPLISYNGRHFNNIFLYTSYYIINRHSGNIWFDNIGSKTRINIIFPIKK, from the coding sequence ATGAGAAAAACTCTTTATACTAATAAGAAAATAAAATTACTTATATCTAACATTATATATGATATACAAAACTATAATTTCACAATATCTAAATACGCAGAAAATATTGATAAAACTGAAGAAATAAAAGAAGATAAAGATTCAATTATAAGACAGTCTTTTCTCATAAATACTACTATGAAAGCCTTTAATGATTTTAATGATATAACACTTGGTAATTTATCATTAAATAAAAATATAGAGAATATAAATATATTAATGAGTAATGTAATAGATAATTGCTATAGTTTATTTATTTCAAAAAGAGTAAAAATAAAATTGGGTGAAGAGATAAGCAATAATTTTAATATTTTAATAGATAAAAATAAAATATCCAATTCTATATCCTATGTTTTTATGTTTATTTATAATTTAATAAAATCTAATAGTTTTATAGATGTAGCATATAGTTTTGTTAATTATGAAGATGAGAGATTTTTATTTTTTAGTGGGAATAGTTCTTTATTAAATTTTAGTAAAGATAATGTTCTTATAAGTATTAGTTTTGATTCTAATAATATACCTGAAGATATAAAAAGAAAGCTTTTCAAAACACCATTAATAAGTTATAATGGCAGACATTTTAATAATATATTTTTGTATACATCTTATTATATTATTAATAGGCATTCTGGAAATATTTGGTTTGACAACATAGGAAGTAAAACAAGAATAAATATTATATTTCCTATTAAAAAGTAG
- a CDS encoding helix-turn-helix transcriptional regulator codes for MNYIFNYLLLIFYLLSFIIGFSTIFYSIVYYIIERVLWLKYYIVFLFTFGILIFIRTIRLITLLTLPSFTSNNIFNMLYFFILTLAMALMLYFIPAFLYRFLKIKWSLKTNLSYLILSIFYFVLSIVGILTSFNIYILSSMIFYVSIFYLLIVGFLNYKNIEDKTFKFIVKVLGIITILIYPVLIYQLIIYRKEFMNINSIDVTLMLFYTWWNLVMLGYFLWYFISMIKSNNKRISDSLSNNNDESDNNIKLEEKLEENDFNLTKREKQILSYLLSGKTNKEISLIFDISLNTVNNHVANIYYKSGVKNRVELVNKFSKY; via the coding sequence ATGAATTATATATTTAATTATTTGCTTTTAATATTTTACTTATTATCATTTATAATAGGTTTTTCAACTATATTTTATTCTATTGTATACTATATAATAGAGAGAGTTCTATGGCTTAAATATTATATAGTATTTTTATTTACATTTGGCATATTAATTTTTATAAGAACTATAAGACTAATAACACTTTTAACGCTCCCTTCTTTTACTTCCAATAACATTTTTAATATGCTTTATTTCTTTATATTAACTTTAGCTATGGCATTGATGCTTTATTTTATACCTGCATTTTTATACAGGTTTTTAAAGATAAAATGGAGTCTAAAAACTAATTTATCTTATTTAATTTTATCTATATTTTATTTTGTATTAAGTATTGTAGGAATACTTACATCATTTAATATATATATTTTATCTAGTATGATATTTTATGTATCTATATTTTATTTATTAATAGTAGGATTTTTGAATTATAAAAATATAGAAGATAAAACTTTTAAGTTTATAGTAAAGGTTTTGGGTATAATAACTATATTAATTTATCCTGTATTGATTTATCAATTAATTATTTATAGAAAAGAGTTTATGAATATAAACTCTATAGATGTAACTTTAATGCTATTTTATACATGGTGGAATTTAGTAATGTTAGGTTATTTTCTATGGTATTTTATAAGCATGATAAAGTCTAATAATAAAAGAATTTCTGATAGTTTATCTAATAATAATGATGAATCAGATAATAATATTAAATTAGAAGAAAAGTTGGAAGAAAATGATTTTAATTTAACTAAGAGAGAAAAACAGATATTGTCTTATTTACTTTCAGGAAAAACTAATAAAGAAATATCTTTAATTTTTGATATATCATTAAATACAGTTAATAATCATGTAGCAAATATATATTATAAATCTGGAGTAAAAAACAGAGTAGAACTTGTAAATAAATTTTCTAAATATTGA
- a CDS encoding flagellar biosynthesis anti-sigma factor FlgM gives MTIDKIGGTQNIQFNSKVKYSDKTSQLGSDRLEISNESKIALQNKRLVELVKQSPDIREEKVAEAKKRLEMYMKDGALRKEVLNSLANSIIDVMPIDE, from the coding sequence ATGACAATTGATAAAATAGGCGGCACACAAAATATACAATTTAATTCTAAAGTAAAATATTCAGATAAAACATCTCAATTAGGTTCTGATAGACTTGAAATATCTAATGAATCTAAAATAGCTTTGCAAAATAAAAGATTGGTTGAGTTAGTTAAACAATCTCCTGATATTAGAGAAGAAAAAGTTGCTGAGGCTAAAAAAAGATTAGAAATGTACATGAAAGACGGTGCTTTAAGAAAAGAAGTACTAAACTCTTTGGCTAACTCTATTATAGATGTTATGCCTATAGATGAATAA
- the rsmI gene encoding 16S rRNA (cytidine(1402)-2'-O)-methyltransferase — protein MENINLNENINIKQSAIYVVATPIGNMEDITIRALKILNNVDFILAEDTRVTLKLLNAYNIKKTVYSYHSHSTEKKINEYINNILNGSSVAIVSDAGTPCISDPGVSIISKAIENNIKIIPVGGISAFTTLLSASGISGNTLFVGFLSNKSGKRKNQLKELYTNEKNIIVLYESVHRIKSCIEDIVNIFGENTYIVIGRELTKKFEQITRDKASNILAFFTNNSILDKGEFCIVIDNRKSKVCKANAENILCKESNYDN, from the coding sequence ATGGAAAATATTAACTTAAATGAAAACATAAACATAAAACAATCTGCTATATACGTGGTTGCTACTCCTATAGGAAATATGGAAGACATAACTATAAGAGCTTTAAAAATACTAAATAATGTTGATTTCATTTTAGCAGAAGATACTAGAGTAACTCTTAAACTTCTAAATGCTTACAATATTAAAAAAACTGTTTATTCTTACCATAGCCACTCAACAGAGAAAAAAATTAATGAATATATAAATAATATTCTAAATGGAAGCTCCGTTGCTATAGTAAGTGATGCTGGTACTCCTTGTATAAGTGACCCCGGTGTAAGCATCATAAGTAAGGCTATAGAGAACAACATTAAAATTATTCCTGTTGGAGGAATATCTGCTTTTACTACTTTACTATCTGCTTCTGGTATTTCCGGCAACACTTTATTTGTAGGTTTTCTTTCAAATAAATCTGGTAAAAGAAAAAATCAATTAAAAGAATTATATACAAATGAAAAAAATATTATAGTGCTATATGAATCTGTTCATAGAATAAAATCATGCATAGAAGATATTGTTAACATATTTGGAGAAAATACTTACATTGTTATCGGAAGAGAACTAACTAAAAAATTTGAACAAATTACAAGAGACAAAGCTTCTAATATACTTGCTTTTTTTACCAATAATAGTATACTTGATAAAGGAGAATTTTGCATCGTTATTGACAATAGAAAATCTAAAGTATGCAAAGCTAATGCCGAAAATATATTATGTAAGGAGTCAAATTATGACAATTGA
- a CDS encoding cupin domain-containing protein produces the protein MTEQKFYYKSNTLKEFNCDNNDEKLIHILNNKGYNIYSIKQKTNQLIPYHEHPSEEMVIVLSGKIRYVVEEEVVDLEEGDVIKVKPHSIHSMISVAEEAYSNLLLIFL, from the coding sequence ATGACTGAGCAAAAGTTTTACTATAAATCTAATACATTAAAAGAATTTAATTGCGATAACAATGACGAGAAATTAATACATATCTTAAATAATAAAGGTTATAATATATACTCTATTAAACAAAAAACTAATCAGCTTATACCTTACCATGAACACCCATCTGAAGAAATGGTAATAGTTTTAAGCGGTAAAATTAGATATGTAGTAGAAGAAGAAGTTGTAGACCTAGAAGAAGGGGATGTTATTAAAGTAAAACCGCATTCTATACACTCTATGATTAGTGTTGCAGAAGAAGCTTATTCTAACCTATTATTAATATTTCTTTAA
- a CDS encoding PD-(D/E)XK nuclease family protein, with the protein MESKKLQRFSEYSMSTYLLCPRKYRYTYIEKPFKKYKRGVNVYFIFGNAIHLACKEFYQLRAEERNLDSLHNIFREVWKRSGIRSFFNSREEEKELGEKGLYMLSNFFNSFGQKVPYQIESYKETKIKDYILFGRIDRIDLSADGSLQIVDYKTNKYYDLGEDNTERERKTLQLKLYAFILDSLNFKVTNGSYYHFDEDKFDTIDFTKESIQYIGEWFDEIINDIRYDRVFDKRVGTHCEYCDFNKICNGDYTENIIGSTDELLINN; encoded by the coding sequence ATGGAATCAAAAAAACTTCAAAGATTTAGCGAATATAGTATGTCCACATATTTACTTTGTCCGAGAAAGTATAGATACACTTATATAGAGAAACCTTTTAAAAAATATAAGAGGGGAGTAAATGTATATTTCATATTTGGTAATGCTATACATTTAGCTTGCAAAGAGTTTTATCAGTTACGTGCTGAAGAGAGGAATTTAGATAGCTTGCACAACATATTTAGAGAGGTTTGGAAGAGAAGCGGCATAAGGTCTTTTTTTAATAGCAGGGAAGAAGAGAAAGAGCTTGGAGAGAAGGGATTATACATGCTTTCAAATTTCTTTAATTCTTTTGGTCAAAAAGTGCCTTATCAAATAGAAAGCTACAAAGAAACAAAAATAAAAGATTATATATTATTTGGACGTATAGACAGAATAGATTTATCTGCAGACGGTAGTTTACAGATAGTGGATTATAAAACAAACAAGTATTATGATTTGGGTGAAGATAATACGGAAAGAGAGAGAAAAACACTTCAGCTTAAACTTTATGCTTTTATATTAGATTCATTAAACTTTAAAGTAACCAATGGTTCATATTATCATTTTGATGAAGATAAATTCGATACAATAGACTTTACAAAAGAATCAATACAATATATAGGTGAGTGGTTTGACGAAATAATAAACGATATAAGATACGACAGAGTTTTTGATAAAAGGGTAGGCACACACTGCGAGTATTGTGATTTTAATAAGATATGTAATGGCGACTATACGGAAAATATAATAGGCAGTACAGATGAACTATTAATTAACAATTAA
- a CDS encoding ankyrin repeat domain-containing protein: MRKIALFFIILFNILSISNIYAQNNNLKYDTDDKGLFNALKDGKTDVAINIIKLGTDVNIKDEYGWSLLHRAVQYNNKEVIKELLENKKIDLEVKLPKDTIITNGNDKWYADGDTPLLLACYYGYNEIVEMLLNYGANLEAKDDIDSAMAIHIAASKGYSDIIETIMQSYSAKKINNLVDIEDDTGTTPLMWASMNNEIAAINTLLKYGANINAQDYDGWSALHFAAASQSYKAVEILLKNNANANLENVNDDKAVDLSSDTDIVELLSKYTNR; this comes from the coding sequence ATGAGAAAAATAGCGTTGTTCTTCATAATTTTATTTAATATTTTATCGATTTCAAATATCTATGCTCAAAACAATAATCTAAAATATGATACTGATGACAAAGGATTATTTAATGCATTAAAAGACGGCAAGACGGATGTTGCTATAAATATAATAAAACTTGGGACTGATGTTAATATAAAAGATGAGTATGGTTGGAGTTTATTGCATAGAGCTGTTCAATATAATAATAAAGAAGTAATTAAAGAGCTGCTAGAAAATAAAAAAATAGATTTGGAAGTTAAGCTTCCTAAAGACACTATAATAACTAATGGTAATGATAAATGGTATGCAGACGGAGATACTCCTCTTCTTCTTGCTTGTTATTATGGATATAATGAAATAGTTGAAATGCTTCTAAATTATGGTGCTAATCTTGAGGCAAAAGATGATATAGATTCTGCCATGGCAATACATATAGCAGCGTCAAAAGGATATTCAGATATAATAGAAACTATAATGCAATCATATTCTGCAAAGAAAATAAATAACCTTGTAGATATAGAAGATGATACAGGAACAACTCCTTTAATGTGGGCATCTATGAATAATGAAATAGCAGCAATAAATACTTTATTAAAATATGGTGCTAATATTAATGCTCAAGATTATGATGGTTGGAGTGCTTTACATTTTGCGGCAGCTTCACAGAGTTATAAGGCAGTTGAGATATTATTAAAAAATAATGCTAATGCCAATTTAGAAAATGTAAATGATGATAAAGCTGTTGATTTAAGTTCTGATACAGATATAGTGGAACTATTAAGCAAATATACAAATAGATAA
- a CDS encoding regulatory protein RecX: MKLKNDKIYIKVSGGEYFTIPKNGTYELDIYEGMELEYDEIPHIRMKAYEAAAKKSAVSALRRGFLSEGMLRDKLLKKGHKKRFINYAIAYCKEYELIDDKRFAKITVNSLKLKGKSKKYILDALRKAKLKNKTIERVSHLITEKNEIRSLKNAIRKYYKIYENKDKRNDYIIKTLMRKGFKYDSIKRLLDKYKPHKS; the protein is encoded by the coding sequence ATGAAATTAAAAAATGATAAAATCTATATAAAAGTTTCCGGCGGAGAATATTTCACTATACCAAAAAACGGTACTTATGAACTTGATATTTATGAGGGTATGGAATTAGAATATGATGAAATACCGCATATAAGAATGAAAGCTTATGAGGCTGCTGCTAAAAAATCTGCTGTTAGTGCATTAAGAAGAGGTTTTTTAAGTGAAGGTATGCTTAGAGATAAGTTACTTAAAAAAGGTCATAAAAAAAGATTTATTAATTATGCCATAGCTTATTGCAAAGAATATGAACTTATAGACGATAAAAGATTTGCAAAAATTACTGTTAACAGTTTGAAGTTAAAAGGCAAAAGCAAAAAATATATTCTTGATGCACTTAGAAAAGCTAAATTAAAAAACAAAACAATAGAGAGAGTATCTCATCTAATAACAGAAAAAAATGAAATAAGATCATTAAAAAATGCCATTAGAAAATATTATAAAATCTATGAAAATAAAGATAAAAGAAATGATTATATTATTAAAACCTTAATGAGAAAGGGTTTTAAATATGATTCTATAAAAAGACTATTAGATAAATATAAGCCGCACAAAAGTTAA
- a CDS encoding L-cystine transporter, translated as MWGYTVINIIVLLLIISLLYFMEKKHLNFTVRVLSALILGLLLGFVLRNIYAQNTDVITNTMIWYNVVGSGYVRLLQMLVMPLIFISITMALLNIKGDSNIAKMTMIIIVILMITTAISALVGILISKGFGLDASKIQAIVGDYSQGALNYENRLEAFNSKPVPQQLLEIIPTNPFSALAGGGGSPTLSVVFFSAFVGMAALGIKKKKPEVFDFFRKIMFSLHEIVMRIVTIVMRLTPYGVLALMARFMATSDLKAFAQLGQFLLASYIAILIMLVVHSIILMIFGYNPVKYYSKALPTLAFAFSSRTSAGTLPMTVDTLKNKMGISEGVSNLSASLAVTIGQNGCAGIYPAMVVAMIAPTLGINIFEPVFLIKVVIIIAIGSFGIAGVGGGATNAALITLSALNFPVELVAILLGIEPLIDMGRTMLNVNDGMITAAAAGKICKEVDMSKFNSNIAANSENS; from the coding sequence ATGTGGGGCTATACAGTCATAAATATAATAGTTTTGCTTTTAATAATATCACTATTATATTTTATGGAAAAGAAGCATTTAAATTTCACAGTTAGGGTATTAAGTGCATTGATATTAGGTTTATTATTAGGTTTTGTATTAAGAAATATATATGCACAAAATACAGATGTTATAACTAATACTATGATTTGGTATAATGTTGTTGGAAGCGGTTATGTAAGATTATTACAAATGTTAGTTATGCCTTTAATATTTATTTCTATTACTATGGCATTGTTAAACATAAAGGGTGATTCTAATATAGCAAAGATGACTATGATAATAATAGTAATCTTGATGATAACAACAGCTATATCAGCTTTAGTTGGTATATTAATTTCTAAAGGATTCGGATTAGACGCTTCAAAGATACAAGCTATAGTTGGAGATTATTCTCAAGGAGCTTTAAATTATGAAAACAGATTAGAGGCATTTAATTCTAAACCTGTACCTCAGCAATTATTAGAGATTATACCTACAAATCCATTTAGTGCTTTAGCAGGCGGCGGCGGCTCACCTACTTTATCTGTTGTATTTTTCTCTGCTTTTGTTGGAATGGCTGCTTTGGGTATTAAAAAGAAAAAACCAGAAGTTTTTGATTTCTTTAGAAAGATAATGTTCTCTTTACATGAGATAGTAATGAGAATAGTTACTATAGTAATGAGATTAACTCCTTATGGTGTATTAGCTTTAATGGCTAGATTTATGGCTACTAGTGATTTAAAAGCTTTTGCACAATTAGGTCAATTCTTATTAGCTTCATATATAGCAATACTTATCATGCTTGTAGTTCATAGTATCATACTAATGATATTTGGATATAATCCTGTAAAATATTATTCTAAAGCATTACCTACATTAGCTTTTGCTTTTTCATCAAGAACTAGTGCTGGTACTTTGCCTATGACAGTAGATACTTTAAAAAACAAGATGGGTATATCTGAAGGAGTATCTAACCTATCAGCTTCACTTGCTGTTACTATAGGCCAAAATGGATGTGCTGGAATATATCCTGCTATGGTTGTTGCTATGATAGCACCTACTTTGGGAATAAATATTTTTGAACCTGTATTTTTAATAAAGGTTGTAATAATAATAGCTATAGGAAGTTTTGGTATAGCTGGCGTTGGAGGCGGTGCTACTAATGCCGCTCTTATTACACTTTCTGCTTTAAACTTCCCTGTTGAATTGGTTGCTATACTTTTAGGAATAGAGCCATTAATTGATATGGGAAGAACTATGCTTAATGTAAATGATGGTATGATAACAGCTGCTGCTGCTGGAAAGATTTGTAAGGAAGTAGATATGAGTAAGTTTAATTCAAATATTGCAGCCAATTCTGAAAATTCTTAA
- a CDS encoding metal-sensing transcriptional repressor, translated as MTLDNGVIVLTPSEFEKKMEELDDFIILDVRTELEHNYEGMIENSLLIDFLRPRVFKREVEKLDKNINYLIYCSVGKISIDAASYMKSVGFDNLYVLEGGLKAWNKYLGDDTKVSKFGREEIVEKRKKLIIRLNRIEGQINGMKKMLIKGEYCGDILNQALAVKAAMASVNQEIMEVFLNTCMISPKEKEDFFRYMKKLIK; from the coding sequence ATGACATTAGACAACGGAGTTATTGTATTAACACCTTCAGAATTTGAAAAAAAAATGGAAGAATTAGATGATTTTATAATTTTGGATGTAAGAACAGAATTAGAGCATAATTATGAGGGAATGATAGAAAATTCCTTATTAATAGATTTTTTAAGACCTAGAGTGTTTAAAAGAGAAGTAGAAAAACTTGATAAAAATATCAATTACTTAATTTATTGTTCCGTTGGTAAAATAAGTATTGATGCTGCTTCATATATGAAAAGTGTAGGCTTTGATAATTTATATGTACTTGAAGGCGGACTTAAAGCTTGGAACAAATATTTAGGAGATGATACTAAAGTTTCTAAATTTGGAAGAGAGGAAATTGTAGAAAAAAGAAAAAAACTTATAATTAGATTAAATAGAATAGAAGGTCAGATAAATGGAATGAAAAAAATGCTCATTAAAGGTGAATATTGTGGAGATATACTTAATCAGGCTTTGGCAGTTAAGGCTGCTATGGCTAGTGTTAATCAGGAGATTATGGAAGTGTTTTTAAATACTTGTATGATTTCACCAAAAGAAAAAGAAGACTTCTTTAGATATATGAAAAAATTGATAAAATAA